The Mycobacterium avium subsp. avium genomic sequence CAGCCGGATCAGGCCGGCGCCCTTCATCAGCTTGACGGTGTCGTCGGTGAGCCGGCCGAGTTGTTCGGCTTCGGCGGCCTGGTCGCGCAGCTGGTCGGCCATGGCCATGACCCGGTCGATTACCCGCTCACTCATGTTGTTGTCCTTAGGGTTGAAGGGGTCTGGGATTGGATGTCCTGGATGCCCAGGACGGTGGGGTGTGGCTAATGTGTTGTTGCAACGGTTGTTGCTTGAAAGGAATGGCCGCCCTGCCGTTTTGGACGGTCCTGGCCACTGATTGAGATCTGACGCGTACTCGATGACGCTGCTCTAAGGACCTGTTGGCGGGGTTGTCCGCGGGGACTGCGACGACAGGAGTAGCGGTATGGCCGAACCCGACCGAGTGTGGGTGGGTATCGACGTCGGTAAGTCCACTCATCATGCGTGCGCGATCGATGACACCGGAAAGGTGGTGTGGTCGAAGAAAATCCCGAACGAACAGGCCGCGATCGAAGACCTGATCGCCCAGGGCGGCCGGATTGCTAACCACGTGGTGTGGGCGATCGATTTGACCTCGCCGCCGGCGGCGCTGCTGATCGCCGTACTGCTGAGCGCGAAAGCCGAGGTGGTGTATGTGCCGGGCCGCACGGTTAACACGATGAGTCATGCGTTCCGCGGCGAAGGCAAGACCGACGCCAAAGACGCGCGGGTAATCGCCGAAACCGCTCGGCACCGACGAGATCTGTCCCCGGTCGTACCCGGCGAAGACCTGGTTGCCGAATTGCGGTCGCTGACCGCATACCGGTCGGATCTGATGGCTGACTGGGTGCGAGGCGTGAACCGGCTGCGCTCGATGCTCACCGCCATCTTCCCTGCTCTGGAAGCTGCGTTCGACTACTCCACCCGCGCGCCGTTGATCCTGGTATCCGCTATGTGCACTCCGGGCGAAATCCGGTCGGCAAAAAGAGCTGGCGTGATCAAGCACCTTCGGAAAAACCGGGCATGGCCCAACAACATCGACACGATCGCCGACAAGGCGCTCGCCGCGGCAGCAGGCCAGATAATCACCCTTCCCGGCGAAGCCGGAACCGCCGCGCTCATCAAGCAACTCGCAGCACGGCTGCTGGACTTGGATCGGCAGATCAAGGACATCGATAAGCAAATCACCAACAAATTTCGTGAGCATCCCAGCGCCGCCATCATCGAGTCGATGCCCGGCATGGGGCCACACCTGGGCGCTGAGTTCCTCGTAATCACCGGCGGCAACATGGCCGCCTTCACCAACCCCGGCCGACTGGCATCGTTCGCCGGATTGGTACCCGTCCCACGCGATTCCGGCCGTATCACCGGCAATCTGCATCGGCCCAAGCGCTACAACCGGCGCCTGCGCCGCGTGTTCTACCTCGCCGCCCTGTCCAGCCTCAAGATCGAAGGTCCCTCGCGGGCTTTCTACGACCGCAAACGATCCGAGAACCATATCCACACCCAGGCCCTGCTTGCCCTGGCACGCCGCCACGTCGACGTCCTGTGGGCACTGCTGCGCGACAACAGAACCTGGCAACCCCAGCAACCAACCGTGGCAGCTG encodes the following:
- a CDS encoding IS110-like element IS901 family transposase encodes the protein MAEPDRVWVGIDVGKSTHHACAIDDTGKVVWSKKIPNEQAAIEDLIAQGGRIANHVVWAIDLTSPPAALLIAVLLSAKAEVVYVPGRTVNTMSHAFRGEGKTDAKDARVIAETARHRRDLSPVVPGEDLVAELRSLTAYRSDLMADWVRGVNRLRSMLTAIFPALEAAFDYSTRAPLILVSAMCTPGEIRSAKRAGVIKHLRKNRAWPNNIDTIADKALAAAAGQIITLPGEAGTAALIKQLAARLLDLDRQIKDIDKQITNKFREHPSAAIIESMPGMGPHLGAEFLVITGGNMAAFTNPGRLASFAGLVPVPRDSGRITGNLHRPKRYNRRLRRVFYLAALSSLKIEGPSRAFYDRKRSENHIHTQALLALARRHVDVLWALLRDNRTWQPQQPTVAAA